One segment of Neisseria mucosa DNA contains the following:
- the gcvT gene encoding glycine cleavage system aminomethyltransferase GcvT, with amino-acid sequence MTALKTTPFYQAHQDAGAKLVDFAGWELPIHYGSQIAEHEAVRTDAGMFDVSHMLVTDVAGANAKAFFRKLIANDVAKLAFVGKALYSALLNDNGGVIDDLIVYRTNEAETQYRIVSNGATREKDTAQFHKVGQEFGVAFNSRYDLGMLAVQGPKAIEKLLTVKPEWADVVNNLKPFQGADLGNDWFVARTGYTGEDGVEVILPGTEAVAFFKALQQAGVQPCGLGARDTLRMEAGMNLYGNDMDDDTSPLEAGMGWTVDLKDENRDFVGKAALLALKEKGVAVKQVGLLLDKGGILRAHMEVLTDKGKGETTSGVFSPSLKQSIAIARVPKEFDGDTAKVLIRGKEVDVRVLKLPFVRNGQKQFD; translated from the coding sequence ATGACTGCCCTGAAAACCACCCCGTTTTATCAAGCCCATCAAGATGCAGGCGCGAAGCTGGTCGATTTTGCCGGCTGGGAGCTGCCCATCCATTATGGTTCGCAAATCGCCGAACACGAAGCCGTGCGCACCGACGCCGGTATGTTCGACGTATCACACATGCTTGTTACCGACGTAGCAGGCGCAAATGCCAAAGCCTTTTTCCGCAAGCTGATTGCCAACGACGTTGCCAAACTCGCCTTCGTCGGCAAAGCCCTTTATTCCGCGCTGCTCAATGACAACGGCGGCGTGATTGACGACTTGATCGTTTACCGCACCAACGAAGCCGAAACCCAATACCGCATCGTATCCAACGGCGCGACCCGCGAAAAAGACACCGCCCAGTTCCACAAAGTCGGACAAGAGTTCGGCGTTGCCTTCAACTCGCGCTACGACCTCGGTATGCTTGCCGTGCAAGGTCCTAAAGCCATCGAAAAACTTTTGACCGTCAAACCAGAATGGGCGGATGTCGTCAACAACCTCAAACCGTTCCAAGGCGCGGATTTGGGCAATGACTGGTTTGTCGCCCGCACCGGTTACACCGGCGAAGACGGCGTCGAAGTCATCCTGCCCGGCACCGAAGCCGTCGCATTCTTCAAAGCCCTGCAACAAGCCGGCGTGCAGCCCTGCGGCCTCGGCGCACGCGACACCCTGCGCATGGAAGCCGGCATGAACCTCTACGGCAACGATATGGACGACGACACCAGCCCGCTCGAAGCAGGTATGGGTTGGACGGTTGATTTGAAAGACGAAAACCGCGATTTCGTCGGCAAAGCCGCCTTGCTGGCATTGAAAGAAAAAGGCGTTGCCGTCAAACAAGTCGGTTTGCTGCTCGATAAAGGCGGCATCCTGCGCGCACATATGGAAGTGTTGACCGACAAAGGCAAAGGCGAAACCACCAGCGGCGTATTCTCGCCCAGCCTGAAACAATCCATCGCCATCGCCCGCGTACCGAAAGAATTTGACGGCGATACCGCCAAAGTGCTGATTCGCGGCAAAGAAGTCGATGTGCGCGTACTGAAGCTGCCGTTTGTGCGCAACGGTCAAAAACAGTTTGATTAA
- a CDS encoding DNA-3-methyladenine glycosylase I gives MNYCEFVATLPDDTDNPNQHYHDTQYGFPIEDDNELFERLVLEINQAGLSWTLMLKKQQAFQTAFKGFDIDTVAAFDEADIERLLANAGIVRNRLKINAAIYNARQIKQIQQEYGSFKNWLDAHHPLDKAEWVKLFKKHFKFVGGEIVGEFLMSTGYLPGAHVESCPVYREILACRPKWAEAV, from the coding sequence ATGAATTACTGCGAATTTGTCGCCACGCTGCCCGACGATACGGACAACCCCAACCAACATTATCACGACACGCAATACGGTTTTCCGATTGAGGACGACAATGAATTGTTTGAGCGGCTGGTGTTGGAAATCAATCAGGCAGGATTGAGCTGGACGCTGATGCTGAAGAAGCAGCAGGCATTTCAGACGGCATTCAAAGGTTTCGACATTGATACGGTTGCCGCATTTGACGAAGCCGATATTGAGCGGCTGCTTGCCAATGCAGGCATCGTCCGCAACCGCCTGAAAATCAACGCAGCCATTTATAACGCGCGACAAATCAAACAAATACAGCAAGAATACGGCTCATTCAAAAACTGGCTGGATGCACACCATCCGCTCGACAAGGCTGAATGGGTGAAGCTGTTTAAAAAACATTTTAAATTTGTCGGCGGCGAAATCGTCGGCGAATTTCTGATGAGTACCGGCTACCTGCCCGGCGCGCATGTGGAAAGCTGTCCGGTTTATAGGGAAATATTGGCATGTCGTCCGAAGTGGGCGGAGGCCGTCTGA
- the gcvP gene encoding aminomethyl-transferring glycine dehydrogenase, which yields MKLSELFNPNEFAARHLSFGDEAALLEALGEKSMDDFVGNTVPQSIRMPSELDLPEALTEADALAKLKGIASKNVINKSYIGLGYYPTRVPNVILRNVLENPGWYTAYTPYQAEIAQGRLEALLNFQQVCIDLTGFPVAGASLLDEATAAAEAMAMAHRVGKVKSERFFVDERVYPQTLDVMKTRAKYFGFELVVGDFAKADEGEYFGALFQYVGKDGDVQDLQDVIGRLKTKGTIVAVAADIMSLVLLKSPAELGADIALGNTQRFGVPMGFGGPHAAYFAFKDEFKRSAPGRIIGVSKDASGKPALRMALSTREQHIRREKATSNICTAQALLANLAGMYAVYHGPEGVKRIANRIHALASAFADALVSDGLNVVHKVFFDTVTVDFGSKEKADQVFAAALESGYNLRRVNDTQVAAAFHETSTREDLTDLYCAFTGKDTATFADDVKGRLNAELLRQDDILQHPVFNRYHTEHEMLRYLKKLEDRDLAMNRSMISLGSCTMKLNATAEMLPITWAEFTDIHPYAPKDQAAGYRELLTDMENSLKAITGFDAISFQPNSGAQGEYSGMLSIRRYQEANGEGHRNICLIPKSAHGTNPATAAMLGLKVVVVDTDEHGNVNIDDLKAKAEQHRDALSAIMITYPSTHGVYEEGIRDICRIIHENGGQVYMDGANLNAQIGIMQPAEVGADVLHMNLHKTFCIPHGGGGPGVGPIGLKAHLAPFAPGHALTDTHSASADQTAVAAAAFGSASILPITWMYLTMMGKQGMEQATCWALLNANYVAKRLSEDYPILYAGKNGRVAHECIVDLRPLKAESGITETDIAKRLMDYGFHAPTVSFPVAGTLMIEPTESESKAELDRFIAALKQIKQEVLKVERGEWPKDDNPLVNAPHTAADVTGEWAHPYSREEAVFPLPFVREHKFWPSVKRLDEVYGDRNLVCSCLPIDAYEE from the coding sequence ATGAAACTATCTGAATTGTTCAACCCGAACGAATTTGCCGCGCGCCATTTGAGTTTCGGCGACGAGGCTGCGCTTTTGGAAGCGCTCGGTGAGAAGAGTATGGACGATTTTGTCGGCAACACCGTGCCGCAAAGCATCCGTATGCCGTCCGAACTCGACCTGCCCGAAGCCTTGACCGAGGCGGACGCTTTGGCGAAATTGAAAGGCATTGCGTCGAAGAACGTGATCAACAAATCCTATATCGGTTTGGGTTATTACCCGACTCGTGTGCCGAACGTGATTTTGCGCAACGTATTGGAAAATCCGGGTTGGTATACCGCCTACACCCCGTATCAGGCGGAAATCGCGCAGGGTCGTTTGGAAGCGTTGCTGAACTTCCAACAAGTGTGTATCGATTTGACCGGTTTCCCCGTGGCGGGTGCGTCTTTGCTGGACGAGGCGACCGCTGCCGCCGAAGCGATGGCGATGGCGCACCGCGTGGGCAAGGTGAAATCCGAGCGTTTCTTTGTGGACGAGCGCGTCTATCCGCAGACTTTGGACGTGATGAAAACCCGCGCCAAATATTTCGGCTTCGAGCTGGTGGTCGGCGATTTTGCCAAAGCGGATGAAGGCGAATACTTCGGCGCGCTGTTCCAATACGTCGGCAAAGACGGCGACGTGCAAGACTTGCAGGATGTTATCGGCCGTCTGAAAACCAAAGGCACGATTGTCGCCGTTGCCGCCGACATCATGAGCTTGGTTTTGCTGAAATCGCCTGCCGAGTTGGGCGCGGACATCGCGTTGGGCAACACGCAACGCTTCGGCGTACCGATGGGCTTCGGCGGTCCGCACGCTGCTTATTTCGCGTTTAAAGACGAGTTCAAACGCTCTGCCCCGGGCCGCATCATCGGCGTATCCAAAGACGCATCGGGCAAACCTGCCTTGCGCATGGCTTTGTCCACTCGTGAGCAACACATCCGCCGCGAAAAAGCGACATCCAATATTTGTACCGCGCAGGCATTGCTGGCGAACTTGGCCGGTATGTACGCCGTTTACCACGGCCCCGAAGGCGTAAAACGCATTGCCAACCGCATTCACGCGCTGGCTTCTGCCTTTGCCGATGCGCTGGTTTCAGACGGCCTGAATGTGGTTCACAAGGTCTTCTTCGATACCGTTACCGTTGATTTCGGCAGCAAAGAGAAAGCAGACCAAGTGTTCGCCGCTGCTTTGGAATCGGGCTACAACCTGCGCCGCGTCAACGATACTCAAGTTGCGGCAGCCTTCCATGAAACTTCGACACGCGAAGATTTAACTGATTTGTACTGCGCGTTTACCGGCAAAGATACGGCTACATTTGCCGATGACGTCAAAGGCCGTCTGAACGCCGAGTTGCTGCGTCAGGACGATATTCTGCAACATCCCGTGTTCAACCGTTACCACACTGAACACGAAATGCTGCGCTACCTGAAAAAACTCGAAGACCGCGATTTGGCGATGAACCGCAGCATGATTTCGCTCGGTAGCTGCACCATGAAGCTCAATGCGACTGCGGAAATGTTGCCGATTACTTGGGCAGAGTTCACCGACATCCACCCCTACGCCCCCAAAGACCAAGCCGCAGGCTACCGCGAACTCTTGACCGACATGGAAAACAGCCTGAAAGCCATTACCGGCTTTGACGCGATTTCCTTCCAGCCCAACTCCGGCGCACAGGGCGAATACAGCGGCATGCTGTCCATCCGCCGCTATCAAGAAGCCAACGGCGAGGGACACCGCAACATCTGCCTGATTCCCAAATCCGCCCACGGCACCAACCCCGCCACCGCCGCCATGCTGGGTTTGAAAGTCGTCGTTGTCGATACCGACGAACACGGCAACGTCAACATCGACGATTTGAAAGCCAAAGCCGAGCAACACCGCGACGCTTTGTCCGCCATCATGATTACCTATCCGTCCACCCACGGCGTGTACGAAGAAGGCATCCGCGACATCTGCCGCATCATCCATGAAAACGGCGGACAGGTTTACATGGACGGCGCCAACCTCAACGCCCAAATCGGCATCATGCAGCCTGCGGAGGTCGGCGCGGACGTGTTGCACATGAACCTGCACAAAACCTTCTGTATCCCTCACGGCGGCGGCGGCCCGGGCGTCGGCCCCATCGGCCTGAAAGCCCACCTCGCCCCGTTTGCACCGGGACACGCTTTGACCGACACCCACAGCGCCAGTGCCGACCAAACCGCCGTTGCTGCTGCGGCCTTCGGTTCTGCGTCCATCCTGCCGATTACTTGGATGTACCTGACCATGATGGGCAAACAAGGCATGGAACAGGCAACGTGCTGGGCATTGCTCAACGCCAACTATGTCGCCAAACGCCTGAGCGAAGACTATCCGATTCTGTATGCAGGCAAAAACGGCCGCGTCGCGCACGAATGTATCGTTGATTTGCGTCCGCTCAAAGCCGAAAGCGGCATCACAGAAACCGACATTGCCAAACGCCTGATGGACTACGGTTTCCACGCCCCGACGGTTTCCTTCCCCGTTGCCGGCACGCTGATGATTGAGCCGACCGAGAGCGAAAGCAAAGCCGAACTCGACCGCTTCATCGCCGCCCTGAAACAAATCAAACAGGAAGTGCTGAAAGTCGAGCGTGGCGAATGGCCGAAAGACGACAACCCGCTGGTCAACGCCCCGCACACCGCCGCCGACGTAACCGGCGAATGGGCGCACCCGTATTCCCGCGAAGAAGCCGTCTTCCCGTTGCCGTTTGTCCGCGAACACAAATTCTGGCCGAGCGTGAAACGTTTGGATGAGGTCTATGGCGACCGCAATCTGGTTTGCTCCTGCTTGCCGATTGACGCATACGAAGAATAA
- a CDS encoding LrgB family protein translates to MGDIDNLLRMPVLMLFLTLAVYALAVQIRVRTGNVLCNPVLISTLVLMGYLKVFAIDYELYHDAAQFIDFWLKPAVVLLAVPLYRNWDRIRSQWLPVVLSQLAGSVTGIVTGVYFAKWLGASRDVVLSLASKSVTNPIAIEITASVGGIPAITAATVIIAGLFGQMAGYKVLKGALYMPSSVGMSLGTASHAMGIAASLEYGRRMAAYAGLGLTLNGVLTAILVPILIPLLGV, encoded by the coding sequence ATGGGCGATATCGACAATTTGTTGCGTATGCCCGTGCTTATGCTGTTTCTGACTTTGGCCGTGTATGCTTTGGCGGTGCAGATTCGGGTGCGCACGGGAAACGTTTTGTGCAATCCGGTATTGATCAGCACGCTGGTGTTGATGGGGTATTTGAAGGTATTTGCCATCGATTACGAGCTGTATCACGATGCGGCGCAGTTTATCGATTTTTGGTTGAAACCGGCGGTCGTATTGCTGGCCGTGCCGCTTTATCGAAATTGGGACCGTATCCGCAGCCAGTGGTTGCCTGTGGTGTTGTCGCAATTGGCGGGCAGCGTGACGGGCATTGTTACGGGCGTGTATTTCGCCAAATGGCTGGGCGCGTCGCGCGATGTGGTTTTGTCGTTGGCTTCCAAATCGGTGACCAACCCGATTGCAATTGAAATCACGGCATCGGTCGGCGGTATTCCGGCGATTACGGCGGCAACGGTGATTATCGCCGGACTTTTTGGACAGATGGCCGGATATAAAGTGTTGAAAGGGGCGTTGTACATGCCTTCTTCAGTGGGGATGTCTTTAGGGACGGCTTCCCATGCGATGGGGATTGCGGCGTCTTTGGAATACGGCCGCCGTATGGCCGCATATGCCGGCTTGGGCTTGACGCTCAACGGCGTGTTGACGGCGATATTGGTGCCTATCTTGATTCCCTTATTGGGCGTATAG
- the gcvH gene encoding glycine cleavage system protein GcvH — MENQTMSNIPAELKYVASHEWLRLEEDGTITVGITHHAQELLGDIVFVELPEVGANLAAEEQAGVVESVKAASDVYAPIAGEVVAVNEDLPSAPETANSDPYGAGWFFKIKPANPADYDGLLTAEQYAGEVA, encoded by the coding sequence ATGGAGAATCAAACCATGAGCAACATCCCAGCCGAACTGAAATACGTTGCCAGCCACGAATGGCTGCGCCTTGAAGAAGACGGTACCATCACTGTCGGCATTACCCATCACGCGCAAGAGCTGTTGGGCGACATCGTGTTCGTCGAGCTGCCCGAAGTCGGTGCGAACCTGGCTGCCGAAGAGCAAGCCGGTGTGGTTGAGTCTGTGAAAGCCGCGTCCGACGTGTACGCGCCGATTGCAGGCGAAGTCGTTGCCGTCAACGAAGATTTGCCAAGCGCGCCGGAAACTGCCAACAGCGACCCTTACGGCGCAGGCTGGTTCTTCAAAATCAAACCTGCCAACCCTGCCGATTACGACGGTCTGCTGACTGCCGAACAATACGCAGGCGAAGTAGCTTGA
- a CDS encoding chloride channel protein, translating to MKFPQTWAARLAHKIRQTKRLSKKSMAFLFLLAGSALVALTALLFARLADLALEWNALLAGKYPWFAWVALPLGLPLLAWFTRKFAPYTSGSGIPQVIASLSLPYGAQKTRLIRLGETFFKIPLTFLGMILGASIGREGPSVQVGAAVMNAWGAWCKKHGLAFRGMQENDLIAAGAAGGLAAAFNAPLAGVVFAIEELGRGVILRWERQILMGVLAAGFIQVAIQGNNPYFSGFQGHELPNMLMWAAVSGIVCGVAGGLFGSFLYRGAAAFAPVRWRSFIRRHLLVVAFVMGILLALLGTFYQGKTYGTGYHEAAAALKGAYEAPFGLAAAKWAATVFSYWAGIPGGIFTPSLTIGAMIGEHMASFAQLGDASNVAVLLCMAAFLAAATQSPLTAAVVVMEMTGGQNLLFWMLLTCIFASQVSRQFSPHPFYHAAGLRFRRHIEAESGHVPHEKKE from the coding sequence ATGAAATTTCCACAGACTTGGGCGGCGCGCCTCGCCCACAAAATCCGCCAAACCAAACGCCTGTCGAAAAAAAGCATGGCCTTTCTGTTTTTGCTGGCAGGCTCGGCACTGGTTGCCCTGACAGCTTTGCTGTTTGCGCGTCTGGCGGATTTGGCTTTGGAATGGAATGCTTTGCTGGCGGGCAAATATCCGTGGTTTGCGTGGGTGGCCTTGCCGCTGGGCTTGCCGCTTTTGGCGTGGTTTACGCGCAAATTTGCGCCGTACACTTCCGGCAGCGGTATTCCGCAGGTCATCGCTTCGTTGTCTTTGCCGTATGGTGCGCAGAAAACCCGTCTGATTCGTCTGGGCGAAACCTTTTTTAAGATTCCGCTGACGTTTTTGGGCATGATTTTGGGGGCGTCGATCGGTAGGGAAGGGCCGTCTGTACAAGTGGGTGCGGCGGTCATGAACGCTTGGGGCGCGTGGTGTAAAAAGCACGGGCTGGCGTTTAGGGGCATGCAGGAAAACGATTTGATTGCCGCAGGCGCGGCCGGCGGTTTGGCGGCGGCGTTTAACGCGCCTTTGGCCGGCGTGGTGTTTGCCATCGAAGAATTGGGGCGCGGCGTGATTTTGCGTTGGGAACGCCAAATCTTGATGGGCGTGTTGGCGGCCGGTTTCATTCAGGTGGCGATACAGGGCAACAACCCGTATTTTTCAGGGTTTCAAGGACACGAGCTGCCAAACATGCTGATGTGGGCCGCGGTGTCGGGCATCGTTTGCGGCGTGGCCGGCGGATTGTTCGGCAGCTTTTTGTATCGCGGCGCGGCGGCATTCGCACCGGTGCGCTGGCGCAGTTTCATCCGCCGTCATTTGTTGGTGGTCGCCTTTGTAATGGGCATTTTGCTGGCGCTGCTCGGTACGTTTTATCAAGGCAAAACCTATGGCACGGGCTATCACGAAGCCGCCGCCGCACTCAAAGGCGCGTATGAAGCGCCGTTCGGCTTGGCCGCCGCAAAATGGGCGGCAACCGTGTTCAGCTACTGGGCAGGCATTCCCGGCGGCATCTTCACGCCGTCGTTAACCATCGGCGCGATGATAGGCGAACACATGGCTTCTTTCGCACAACTGGGCGACGCATCCAATGTCGCGGTTTTGCTCTGCATGGCCGCATTCCTTGCCGCCGCGACCCAATCGCCGTTGACCGCCGCCGTGGTGGTAATGGAAATGACGGGCGGACAGAATTTGCTGTTTTGGATGCTGCTGACGTGCATCTTCGCTTCGCAAGTCTCGCGCCAATTCTCGCCGCATCCGTTTTACCATGCCGCAGGTTTGCGCTTCAGACGGCATATCGAAGCCGAAAGCGGACATGTTCCGCATGAGAAAAAAGAATAG
- the argJ gene encoding bifunctional glutamate N-acetyltransferase/amino-acid acetyltransferase ArgJ, whose translation MAVNLTEKRADELLEIDGIRLFTGRAGIKQQDRDDLTLMVLGGGHTVGAVFTQNRFCAAPVHIAKSHLFDQDGVSALVVNTGNANAGTGAQGRLDAIKVCAAVAEQVGCQSNQVMPFSTGVILEPLPVDKIVAALPQVRPAFWSDAARAIMTTDTVPKAASRTGLVGEKHTVRATGIAKGSGMIHPNMATMLSFIATDAKVSQPILQLMTQEIADESFNTITVDGDTSTNDSFVIMATGRCGQSEIDNTADPRYAQLKALLGSLALELAQAIVRDGEGATKFITIEVQNAKTREEARKVAYAVAHSPLVKTAFFASDPNLGRLLAAVGYAGIEDLDVDALKMWLDDVLVAENGGRAESYTEEAGQAVMNRPEITVRIDLQRGDTEAVVYTCDLSHEYVSINADYRS comes from the coding sequence ATGGCTGTAAATTTGACTGAAAAACGTGCAGACGAATTGTTGGAAATCGACGGCATCCGTCTGTTTACGGGGCGTGCCGGCATCAAGCAACAAGACCGCGACGATTTGACGCTGATGGTGTTGGGCGGCGGCCATACGGTGGGCGCGGTGTTTACGCAAAACCGTTTCTGTGCCGCGCCGGTGCATATCGCCAAGTCGCATCTGTTTGACCAAGACGGTGTGAGTGCCTTGGTCGTTAATACGGGCAATGCCAATGCGGGTACCGGCGCACAAGGCCGTCTGGACGCGATTAAAGTGTGTGCGGCCGTGGCGGAACAGGTCGGCTGCCAATCCAATCAGGTGATGCCGTTTTCGACCGGCGTGATTTTGGAGCCGCTGCCTGTGGATAAAATCGTGGCCGCTTTGCCGCAAGTGCGCCCTGCATTCTGGTCGGACGCGGCGCGTGCCATCATGACGACGGACACTGTGCCGAAAGCCGCTTCACGCACAGGCCTGGTCGGCGAGAAACACACAGTCCGCGCCACCGGCATCGCTAAAGGCTCGGGCATGATTCATCCGAACATGGCGACCATGTTGTCGTTTATCGCCACCGATGCCAAAGTGTCCCAGCCGATTTTGCAGCTGATGACGCAAGAAATCGCAGACGAAAGTTTCAATACGATTACCGTGGACGGCGATACCAGTACCAACGACAGCTTCGTGATTATGGCGACAGGCCGTTGCGGTCAGAGCGAAATCGACAATACTGCCGATCCGCGCTATGCCCAGCTCAAAGCCTTGCTCGGTTCGCTGGCATTGGAATTGGCGCAGGCGATTGTCCGTGATGGCGAGGGCGCGACCAAGTTCATCACGATTGAAGTGCAAAACGCGAAAACCCGCGAAGAGGCGCGTAAAGTGGCTTATGCCGTCGCCCATTCGCCTTTGGTAAAAACCGCGTTCTTTGCCTCCGACCCGAACTTGGGCCGTCTGTTGGCTGCCGTCGGCTATGCCGGTATTGAAGACTTGGATGTCGATGCTTTGAAAATGTGGCTGGATGACGTGTTGGTAGCCGAAAACGGCGGCCGCGCGGAAAGCTATACCGAAGAGGCCGGACAAGCCGTGATGAACCGTCCGGAAATTACCGTCCGCATCGATTTGCAACGCGGCGATACGGAGGCGGTCGTCTATACCTGCGATTTGTCGCACGAGTATGTGTCGATTAACGCGGATTATCGTTCTTAA
- the ubiB gene encoding ubiquinone biosynthesis regulatory protein kinase UbiB: MNRLKRIKTILCTLYRYRLAELIASLVRPGWARTFLNMLPQSSKFKHETPAVRLRLALESLGPIFIKFGQVLSTRPDLIPHDYAVELARLQDKVPPFDAQLSRSQIEKSLGQSIDTLYAEFETEPVASASIAQVHKARLHSGEQVAVKVLRPNLLPVIEQDLSLMRFGAGWVERLFSDGKRLKPREVVAEFDKYLHDELDLMREAANASQLGRNFQNSNMLIVPKVFYDYCTSDVLTIEWMDGTPVSDIAKLKADGIDLHKLADYGVEIFFTQVFRDGFFHADMHPGNILVAADNRYIALDFGIVGTLTDYDKRYLAINFLAFFNRDYHRVATAHIESGWVPADTRAEELEAAVRAVCEPVFNKPISQISFGLVLMRLFEVSRRFNVEIQPQLVLLQKTLLNIEGLGRQLDPDLDLWKTAKPFLVKWMNEQVGPKALWRNLKNEAPDWAQIIPSLPRKINALVDENRQQEMRDAYVHLVKVQQRQSLWLGMIAVVLLLILLFK; this comes from the coding sequence ATGAACCGCCTCAAACGCATCAAAACCATCCTCTGCACGCTCTACCGCTACCGCCTCGCCGAGCTGATTGCCTCGCTGGTCCGTCCGGGTTGGGCGCGGACTTTCCTCAATATGCTGCCGCAGTCGTCCAAGTTCAAACACGAGACGCCTGCCGTGCGCCTGCGTTTGGCGTTGGAAAGCCTGGGGCCGATTTTCATCAAATTCGGACAGGTATTGTCCACGCGCCCCGATTTGATTCCGCATGATTACGCGGTCGAACTGGCAAGACTGCAAGACAAAGTGCCACCGTTTGATGCGCAGCTTTCGCGCTCGCAAATCGAAAAATCTTTAGGCCAATCCATCGACACTTTATACGCGGAATTTGAAACAGAGCCTGTCGCCAGCGCGTCCATCGCCCAGGTACACAAAGCCCGCCTGCATTCGGGCGAACAGGTCGCCGTGAAAGTCTTGCGCCCCAACCTTTTGCCCGTTATCGAACAGGATTTGTCGCTGATGCGCTTTGGTGCAGGCTGGGTAGAACGTTTGTTTTCAGACGGCAAGCGTTTGAAGCCGCGCGAAGTCGTGGCCGAATTTGACAAATACCTGCACGACGAATTGGATTTGATGCGCGAAGCTGCCAATGCCAGCCAGCTTGGTCGCAATTTCCAAAACAGCAATATGCTGATTGTGCCCAAGGTATTTTACGACTACTGCACCAGCGACGTACTGACCATCGAATGGATGGACGGTACACCGGTATCCGATATTGCCAAACTCAAAGCCGACGGCATCGATTTGCACAAACTTGCCGATTACGGCGTGGAAATCTTCTTCACGCAAGTTTTCCGCGACGGCTTTTTCCATGCGGATATGCACCCCGGCAACATTCTGGTCGCCGCCGACAACCGCTACATCGCCCTCGATTTCGGCATCGTCGGCACGCTGACCGATTACGACAAACGCTATCTCGCCATCAACTTCCTTGCCTTTTTCAACCGCGATTACCACCGCGTCGCCACCGCCCACATCGAATCGGGTTGGGTACCTGCCGACACGCGCGCGGAAGAATTGGAAGCCGCCGTCCGCGCCGTGTGCGAGCCGGTGTTCAACAAACCGATTTCGCAAATTTCCTTCGGCTTGGTGCTGATGCGCCTGTTTGAAGTCAGCCGCCGCTTCAATGTCGAAATCCAACCGCAGCTTGTGTTGCTGCAAAAAACGCTGCTCAACATCGAAGGCTTGGGCCGCCAGCTTGATCCCGATTTGGACTTGTGGAAAACCGCCAAACCGTTTTTGGTGAAATGGATGAACGAACAGGTCGGCCCCAAGGCCCTTTGGCGCAACCTCAAAAATGAAGCCCCTGACTGGGCGCAAATCATCCCTTCCCTGCCGCGCAAAATCAATGCGTTGGTTGATGAAAACCGCCAGCAGGAAATGCGCGATGCCTATGTGCACTTGGTCAAAGTACAGCAACGCCAAAGTTTGTGGCTGGGTATGATTGCGGTTGTTTTGTTGCTGATTTTGCTGTTTAAGTAA
- a CDS encoding CidA/LrgA family protein, translated as MNIIRALLVVLGCLTLGEAAVWILGLKLPGSIVGMGLLFAALQAGWVKLSWVEELADILMANLTLFLVPPCVAVISYLDVIANDWFSILTATIVSTVCVLLVTGKVHEWVRRLM; from the coding sequence ATGAATATTATTCGTGCCTTATTGGTGGTATTGGGTTGCCTGACTTTGGGCGAGGCGGCCGTTTGGATTTTGGGGTTGAAGCTGCCGGGCAGCATTGTCGGCATGGGTTTGCTGTTTGCCGCGCTTCAGGCCGGCTGGGTCAAATTGTCTTGGGTGGAAGAGCTGGCGGACATTTTGATGGCGAACCTGACTTTGTTTTTGGTGCCGCCTTGCGTAGCCGTCATCAGCTATTTGGATGTGATTGCAAACGACTGGTTTTCGATTTTGACGGCCACCATCGTCAGTACGGTGTGCGTGTTGTTGGTCACGGGCAAAGTGCATGAGTGGGTCAGGAGGCTGATGTGA